From the Oncorhynchus clarkii lewisi isolate Uvic-CL-2024 unplaced genomic scaffold, UVic_Ocla_1.0 unplaced_contig_12887_pilon_pilon, whole genome shotgun sequence genome, the window tgcgatattacaacaacaacagttGTTACTGGAAACTACGAACACGTATTTTTCTCGGGTGTCATTGCACGCTCGATAGAACACAATACGTGGTGCaattcacaggaggttggtggcaccttaattggggaggacgggctcgtggtaatggctggaacttTTATAGGTAGAATGTTATCAAATACATCAAcaaatggtttccatgtgtttgatgccattcccttctctctattccagacattattatgagccgtcctcccctttgcagcctccactggtgcaaTTTTGTTTTACCATGCTGTGCGACACTCCTTAGCTcggcaacaaaaacaataacaatggTGTTGGGGCGGCTAGCGGCTTCCCTCCACTGCGGATTCCATCTTTAAGACTACGCTAGTTTTTAGAGCTAGAATGGATGAAACAACTTAAGCGATTTTTGTCTTAATATAGTTTAGCTTAATTATTTTTCTTTCACTCACGTCAAGCTCTCACGATGTGTCAAATATTTCGCTCAAGTTtgcgctctcttctctctccatacctcttcTGTTGAGGTATGTTCATGGAAACCGGTGCTCCAAAGAGTTCTCAAGGTGCTACCCAGCACTGTTTGTATATGTTGCAGACGGTTCCCTTGTTTTGTTTTATTCAGTACTACGACGCCTTGGCGAACCGTGCGGCAGTGAACGGCCACAGTATTGACATCTACGCCTGTGCCTTGGATCAGACCGGACTTCTAGAGATGAAATGTTTATCCAACCTCACTGGGTTAGTACCAGTCTCAGACGACCTACGACTGACCTGTATCCTATCTTCACCTGATTTCCCCTAGTTGTGCTGAATCCCTCATGTCCCTGGTGATTTGAGAACTGTCTACAGAAGCTTTTATTTTATCTGAATAAGAAGTACAATTCCTCTACATTCGATAGAATGACTTTTCCAGAGACTTCATCCTCACTAGCTCATTGACTTTTTTCATTTTTGTATTTATATTCGAATTATGCTGCTgaatattcatgttttttttcctCCCGGTTTCCGTCCCTCTGAACAGAGGTCACATAGCGATGGGCGACTCCTTCAACACCTCTCTGTTCAAGCAGACCTTCCAGAGGGTCTTCAGTAAGGACCACAACGGAGAGTTCCGCATGGCCTTCGGAGGCACGCTGGAAGTCAAGGCGTCCAGGGAGCTGAAGGTATCGGGGGCCATCGGGCCCTGTGTCTCCCTCAACACTAAGGGTCCGTGTATATCAGAGAACGTGAGTCTTTCAGGCCCATACATAATCCAAACAGGGTTAAAGAATAATCATCCAGAAACGGTCCCAAAATTCCCAGCTTTTCCAGAATTTCAGGAATGTTTTGCGTGATTTATTCAACCTTCTATTCTAATAGCATTTTCCTCTCTGGAAGTGAATTgggaagctgtttttcattgaCTTCAATGGCCCTTTGTCTCTGTTACAGGAGGTCGGTGTTGGAGGAACAACGCAGTGGAAAATCTGCAGTCTCAGTCCCTCCACGACGTTGGCCTTGTACTTCGAGGTCGTCAATCAGGTGAACACACTTCCCTTTGATCAAACACTTGTTCCTCATTTCATTCTTACTCAAAGTAGTCATTGATTTGGGTCGACCAAACCAATGTAATGTGACAATTCATTATTCACACCTCAGTGATTCCTTAGGACGTGGTTTTGAGTATTCAAGCAGGATGTTTAGCAATATTAAATGTACTCCTATCCTAACTATTGTAGTTATATTTTCTCTCTGCAGCACAATGCCCCAATTCCTCAGGGTGGTAGAGGAGCGGTCCAGTTTGTCACCCAGTACCAACACTCCAACACCCAGAGGAGAATCAGGGTTACCACCGTCGCCAGGAAGTAAGTCTTCTCTCTCGCTTTGAAACAGTAAACAGGAAGTGGGTTTGCAGAACTGCTACATCGTTCTTGACTGAAGTGTGACTGAACTGACAGCCCTTACAATATATATATGCAAGACTCTATATGTTGTACACGTCGTATTTCTCACATTGTCTTTAATCAGTGAGTCAATATTGGCCGTACAAATGAGGAGGTTGACATTCGCCCTGCCCTGTTAAATGACTGGAAGTGGACGTGCAGCCTAGATTTGTGCTTACGCACACGTGCGTCAGTCTCGCCCTGCCCCTAACCTgtccactccctctttctccctccatccagtTGGGCCGACGCCCAGTCCCAGATCCAGCACATCGAGTCGTCCTTCGACCAGGAGGCGTCGGCGGTCATCATGGCCAGGCTGGGCGTGTTCAGGGCCGAGTCGGAAGAGGGGCCGGACGTCCTGCGCTGGCTGGACAGACAGCTCATTCGCCTGGTGAGTGACAGCTAGGCTGACCAATGTGTGACAGGCTTTGTAATGTCATTGGGCATTGGTCCCACCTTGGCTATTCCAAGAGAGTAGCCTGTTGTTCTTCACATAGCTGAATGTATGTAGGACTTGTGGGTGATTGTGGATAGAAGAATCCTTTGTATTCTTGTGTCTCTTTGTTCTTATTCATTGTAGAAGAATGTAGAAAGGAGTTGTCTGGAATGTGAAGCAGAATAACACGAATACTAATTTGCTGACAGTTTTTAAATCCCTCTGTGATGTTTCGGGAAGTTGTGTTGGATACCTAAACTAACAGCACTTGACTGAAGTCCTGAAGGTATGTGTTGATTGCCTTAGTTCAAGACGCTGACGTTTGTCTTGTCTCCTTGGTTACAGTGTCAGAAATTCGGTCAGTTCAACAAAGATGACCCCACCTCCTTCAAGCTCTCGgagtctctctcactctacccacAGGTAAGACTGACACCTAGTGGTACACTCTGGAACTATATGAGCTATTTAATAAGAGCCCTTCAATTACAAGTCCTCCTAATAGAGGTGAAGTGGAATAGATTTAACTAGCTCATCGAGATCTGAATGATTACTTGAGTGCTTACCTCTAACTTTAgcaaaaaataatatttatgtcAAATGGGATATATGTACTTGAAAAAGTAGTCACCGGCTGGCTATATCCTATCACCACCCAGCACAGAAGCAGAGAACGGTGTAATTGGCCTTGTCTGACAACTTAACACCGGCCAGAGGCTTGTATGACGTTGAAACAAAAGGCAGTGACTTTGTCAGTTGCTACAGAATCACACAATAGTGTGTCCTTGTACCTCTAGTCTAGAGTCAATCACTGTCAACAGACAGGAGTTTAATCCATAACACACAGCACTGTGTCTAGTGGCCATCAACCCGAGTGtcacaaacagaacactgaaaaGTCATGTTTATTACAGAAGTGGAAAATATATAAATCTTCTAAACATTGTGTTAATCACTCTAAACTGAACGTTAACTTTATTCATCTTGAATATTCCCATTGCACAGATAATCACAACTCATAACTTCCACTTAGTTTAGTTGACCTCGATGGGATATGTACAGGAACATTTGATGATGCAAGAAGCAATAtcccaaatgtaaaaaaaaatatgtatatcaTTTGATAGGATTTTTTTTAgttaaaaaaaagatatattaTTTCATTATAATCGTTAGAATaatgtctctgttctccctctagTTTATGTTCCACCTGCGGAGGTCGCCGTTCCTGCAGGTGTTCAACAACAGCCCAGATGAGTGTTCCTACTACAGACACCACTTTGTCCGCCAGGACCTGACCCAGTCTCTCATCATGATCCAGCCCATCCTGTACTCTTACTCGTTCCACGGACCACCAGAGGTCAGACTCTTACCAAATACTATGGACACACACTAATGACACACTCTAATTACACACTCTCGATCTATATTGTGTACTAGATGGCGACGAAAAACACGGTCGACCAGTTTCTAGCTcctaggaaactttgcagtattttttttttctgaATGTTATTTCTTACTGACGTTTCTTAATttcttaatacattttttttgcatttgtgtgtattgttaggtattactgcactgttggagctagaaacataagcatttcactgcacctgcagTAACATCTGCAAAACGTGTATGCGGCCAATCAAATATTAAATATTGAATTTAATTCTAATCAACTCTCTAAATGATTTGTTtcccaatctactctgttataaAACCAGTCTATATATTAGATAATTAGGTCACATTTCCCTAAGAACTAATTAGTTTAGTCAAATATTCACATGCTCAATGAGTTCCACACTACCTTTCTCTGTAAGAAAATGGATGTGAGACTTAtcctgttgtgtctgtctgttctaCAGCCTGTTCTCCTGGACAGTGGCAGTATTCTCCCAGACCGGATCCTCCTCATGGACACCTTCTTCCAGCTGGTCATCTACCatggagaggtgagaggtcacacaggaaaacaacggggctgGTGGTCTAAAGCTAGTTATTAGTAGCTGGAACACCActactaattattattatttcctAGCATCTCAAACTGAACATCATCATGTAGAGCATAAACAACAATGTAAATCACTATCAATATTACAAcaagaaactgtgtgtgtgtgtgtgtgtgtgtgtgtgtgtgtgtgtgtgtgtgtgtgtgtgtgtgtgtgtgtgtgtgtgtgtgtgtgtgtgtgtgtgtgtgtgtgtgtgtgtgtgtgtgtgtacctgactgATGTGATGGGTTTGAAGAAATGGGATACATATTAGTAGATTCATTATGTTCATTCATTCACAATGCCCTGTCATTTTCTGTTCTCAACATGTTAAGAGAATTTTCTCACAAAAGACAAAAAAGAGATTAGCTGACAAACAGCTGGCACAACTAACACCAACACCCTACCA encodes:
- the LOC139401001 gene encoding protein transport protein Sec23A-like; amino-acid sequence: MMFMGGPPTQGPGMVVGDELKTPIRSWHDITKDNARHLKKATKYYDALANRAAVNGHSIDIYACALDQTGLLEMKCLSNLTGGHIAMGDSFNTSLFKQTFQRVFSKDHNGEFRMAFGGTLEVKASRELKVSGAIGPCVSLNTKGPCISENEVGVGGTTQWKICSLSPSTTLALYFEVVNQHNAPIPQGGRGAVQFVTQYQHSNTQRRIRVTTVARNWADAQSQIQHIESSFDQEASAVIMARLGVFRAESEEGPDVLRWLDRQLIRLCQKFGQFNKDDPTSFKLSESLSLYPQFMFHLRRSPFLQVFNNSPDECSYYRHHFVRQDLTQSLIMIQPILYSYSFHGPPEPVLLDSGSILPDRILLMDTFFQLVIYHGETIAQWRKAGYQEQPEYENFKHLLVAPVDDAQEILQTRFPMPRYIDTEHGGSQARFLLSKVNPSQTHNNLYSWGQVIQCSFILQNGN